The Salinispora tropica CNB-440 genome has a window encoding:
- a CDS encoding PH domain-containing protein → MSEPAARDPEETRPPAPQPYPGWYPPTPPPPTPPVPPHGGERRQRLHPLSPALHGAKSLVVVIAGLSWSTLSRVGFGWFAVMAVVLAIGATVLAVVSWYNTGYHVVDRELRVHEGLLWRRIRAIPLERLQAVEVVRPLLAQLTGLAELRLEVVGGGKTEAPLAYLSVADAAALRQRLLALAGPQPEGAALTPGTPQVWPEATPPGEPLHVVRNTDLLLSQLLTPQTFMIPFGVVFVATQFLSGDSWSFVAVASTLTAMAGVLLQPIRRVLDNWSFRLARDVDTLRIRNGLLETRAQTVPLHRVQTVGATWPLLWRAKGWLRLRLEVAGYSTGEADGRNRPDQLLPVGQQPVAEAILAEVLPGVRLDDLPLTAPPTRARWLNPLSQPVLGAGLHERVFAVRSGLLTRQIVVVPYARIQSVRVVQGPVQRRLGLATVHADTAGGAGAAADDRAVAEAWALAAELTARAHQARRASRPQ, encoded by the coding sequence GTGAGCGAGCCGGCCGCGCGAGACCCGGAGGAGACCCGGCCACCCGCCCCACAGCCGTACCCCGGTTGGTATCCACCCACCCCGCCACCGCCCACCCCTCCGGTGCCCCCGCACGGAGGCGAGCGCCGGCAACGGCTCCATCCGCTCTCCCCTGCGCTGCACGGTGCCAAGTCGCTGGTCGTGGTAATCGCCGGGCTCTCCTGGTCAACGTTGTCCCGGGTCGGCTTCGGCTGGTTCGCGGTGATGGCGGTGGTGCTGGCGATCGGTGCCACCGTGCTCGCGGTGGTGAGCTGGTACAACACCGGCTATCACGTCGTGGACCGCGAGCTGCGGGTACACGAGGGCCTGCTCTGGCGACGCATCCGGGCGATCCCGCTGGAGCGGCTCCAGGCCGTGGAGGTGGTTCGGCCGTTACTCGCCCAGCTCACCGGATTGGCGGAGCTGCGCCTCGAGGTGGTCGGCGGCGGCAAGACCGAGGCACCGCTGGCCTATCTCAGCGTGGCCGACGCTGCCGCCCTGCGACAGCGGCTGCTCGCGTTGGCCGGTCCGCAACCGGAGGGCGCCGCCCTGACACCGGGCACACCGCAGGTCTGGCCGGAAGCGACTCCCCCTGGCGAACCGCTGCACGTCGTCCGGAACACAGACCTGTTACTGAGCCAGCTACTCACCCCGCAGACCTTCATGATCCCGTTCGGGGTGGTCTTCGTGGCGACGCAGTTCCTCTCCGGGGATTCCTGGTCGTTCGTCGCGGTGGCGAGCACGTTGACCGCGATGGCCGGGGTGCTGCTACAGCCGATCCGCCGAGTGCTGGACAACTGGAGCTTCCGGCTGGCTCGTGATGTCGACACCCTGCGGATCCGCAACGGCCTGCTGGAGACCCGGGCGCAGACCGTCCCGCTGCACCGGGTACAGACGGTCGGTGCGACCTGGCCGCTGCTGTGGCGGGCGAAGGGCTGGCTGCGGCTACGGCTGGAGGTGGCCGGCTACTCGACGGGGGAAGCTGACGGGCGCAACCGACCAGACCAGCTCCTCCCGGTCGGTCAGCAACCGGTCGCCGAGGCGATCCTCGCCGAGGTGCTGCCCGGGGTACGCCTCGACGACCTGCCGCTTACCGCACCGCCGACCCGGGCTCGCTGGCTGAACCCCCTGAGTCAGCCAGTGCTCGGTGCCGGGCTGCACGAGCGAGTGTTCGCGGTCCGCTCCGGCCTGCTCACCCGCCAGATCGTGGTCGTGCCGTACGCGAGGATCCAGAGCGTGCGGGTGGTGCAGGGGCCGGTGCAGCGACGGTTGGGACTGGCGACGGTGCACGCGGACACCGCCGGCGGCGCCGGGGCCGCCGCCGACGACCGAGCGGTCGCCGAGGCGTGGGCCCTGGCCGCCGAGCTGACAGCGCGTGCGCACCAGGCGCGCCGCGCCAGCCGACCGCAGTAG
- a CDS encoding phosphatase PAP2 family protein, giving the protein MSAPIDPQQPARTDAPVVADGGRRRVITMSVWGVAFVVGWLAIGLPTDPVYAFVWMWAATIAWNSTRPWRSHLRFARDWLPVVLLLVLYNLSRGFADNGAVPHAYELIVADRVMFGWATGGQVPTVWLQQHLYQPDVRWWDALVSWVYFSHFVVALAAAAVLWLRDRRRWAAFMRRWGFLCASGLVTYFLYPAAPPWWAAQNGLLEEVARISTRGWKVFGLHGAGNLLNAGQLASNPVAAMPSLHTAFALFVVLFFIRATRKRWWPLLLAYPLAMTFTLVYSGEHYVIDVLVGWVYVGMAFLAVGLAERWWAARRERARRAPDRPVEAAPTTGSSATAVSATSAPGDSQPADAAVSAGR; this is encoded by the coding sequence ATGTCTGCTCCAATCGATCCCCAACAGCCTGCCCGAACCGATGCACCGGTGGTGGCCGACGGCGGGCGCCGTCGCGTGATCACGATGTCGGTGTGGGGTGTCGCCTTCGTCGTTGGCTGGCTCGCCATCGGCCTGCCCACCGATCCGGTGTACGCCTTCGTGTGGATGTGGGCGGCGACCATCGCCTGGAACTCAACCCGGCCATGGCGCAGCCACCTGCGCTTCGCTCGCGACTGGCTGCCGGTGGTGTTGCTCCTCGTGCTCTACAACCTCTCCCGTGGCTTCGCCGACAACGGGGCGGTACCGCACGCCTATGAGCTGATCGTCGCCGACCGGGTCATGTTCGGCTGGGCTACCGGCGGCCAGGTGCCCACGGTCTGGCTCCAGCAGCACCTCTACCAGCCCGACGTGCGCTGGTGGGACGCGTTGGTGAGTTGGGTCTACTTCTCCCACTTCGTGGTGGCGCTGGCCGCCGCCGCGGTGCTGTGGTTGCGGGACCGCCGGCGGTGGGCGGCGTTCATGCGGCGCTGGGGTTTCCTCTGCGCCAGTGGCCTGGTGACGTACTTCCTCTACCCTGCCGCGCCACCGTGGTGGGCGGCGCAGAACGGGTTGCTGGAGGAGGTGGCCCGGATCTCCACCCGGGGGTGGAAGGTCTTCGGGCTACACGGCGCGGGGAACCTGCTCAACGCCGGTCAGCTCGCGTCGAACCCGGTCGCCGCGATGCCCTCGCTGCACACCGCGTTCGCACTGTTCGTGGTGCTGTTCTTCATTCGTGCGACGCGGAAGCGGTGGTGGCCGTTGCTGCTCGCGTACCCGCTGGCGATGACCTTCACCCTGGTCTACTCCGGGGAGCACTACGTGATCGATGTCCTGGTCGGTTGGGTGTACGTGGGGATGGCCTTCCTGGCGGTGGGCCTGGCCGAGCGATGGTGGGCGGCCCGACGTGAACGTGCGCGGCGCGCCCCGGACCGGCCGGTTGAGGCGGCGCCGACCACGGGTTCGTCGGCCACCGCGGTGTCGGCTACCTCGGCGCCGGGCGATTCGCAGCCGGCCGATGCGGCGGTGAGCGCCGGCCGCTGA
- a CDS encoding thioesterase family protein, with protein sequence MQEPFSPGSTARVELVVTVADTAQAIGSGDVPVLGTPRILALAEAATVAAIARQLPSGATTVGVRVELDHQAATPVGRTVVARARLAEVDGRRLLFAVSVTEDGSTVAEGRVERLLVDRQRFIERAGRSS encoded by the coding sequence ATGCAGGAGCCCTTCTCACCGGGCTCGACCGCCCGGGTGGAGCTGGTCGTCACCGTCGCCGACACCGCCCAGGCCATTGGCTCCGGCGACGTGCCGGTATTGGGCACGCCGCGGATCCTCGCCCTGGCCGAGGCGGCGACGGTCGCGGCGATCGCCCGCCAGTTGCCCAGTGGCGCCACAACGGTCGGGGTCCGAGTCGAGCTGGACCACCAGGCTGCCACCCCAGTCGGCCGGACCGTGGTGGCACGAGCCCGGCTGGCGGAGGTCGACGGTCGGCGGCTGCTCTTCGCGGTCTCCGTCACCGAGGATGGGTCCACCGTCGCCGAGGGGCGGGTGGAGCGACTCCTGGTTGACCGGCAGCGCTTTATCGAGCGGGCCGGGCGGTCGTCATGA
- a CDS encoding MBL fold metallo-hydrolase: MTLRFVEVADRVHVLREPLLRVNVTLLVGDGAALLVDTLSTAGQAAELARAARAVTGYPWVLVNTHHHFDHCFGNAALAGDPPRPVYAHQLAAAALRDPDRLRREAYEEMRDEQPRLAEELLDTDVLAPTHLVSRQEVLDVGGRQVILRHLGRAHTAADLVVHIPDAEVLVAGDLVEQSGPPAFEDSYPLRWPEAAAELLRMTTPTTVVVPGHGDLVDHEFVHAQHGLLSDLAWQIRAGHAGGTPAERVAAQAPFGARPALIATRRGYAELDGEL; encoded by the coding sequence ATGACCCTCCGCTTCGTCGAAGTCGCCGATCGGGTGCACGTCCTACGCGAGCCGCTGCTCCGGGTCAACGTGACACTGCTCGTCGGCGACGGCGCGGCTCTGCTCGTGGACACCCTCTCCACGGCCGGCCAGGCGGCGGAGTTGGCCAGGGCGGCGCGGGCCGTCACCGGGTACCCGTGGGTGCTGGTGAACACGCACCACCACTTCGACCACTGTTTCGGCAACGCCGCACTGGCCGGTGACCCACCCCGCCCGGTGTACGCGCACCAGCTGGCCGCCGCCGCCCTACGCGACCCGGACCGACTGCGCCGGGAAGCGTACGAGGAGATGCGCGACGAGCAGCCGCGCCTCGCCGAGGAGCTACTCGACACCGATGTCCTGGCGCCGACCCATCTGGTGAGCCGGCAGGAGGTGCTCGACGTGGGTGGCCGCCAGGTCATCCTGCGGCACCTGGGGCGGGCGCACACGGCCGCGGATCTGGTGGTGCACATACCCGATGCGGAGGTGCTCGTCGCCGGTGATCTCGTGGAGCAGAGCGGTCCGCCGGCATTCGAGGATTCGTACCCGTTGCGGTGGCCGGAGGCGGCGGCCGAGCTGCTGCGGATGACGACCCCGACCACGGTGGTGGTGCCGGGGCACGGCGACCTGGTTGACCACGAGTTCGTGCACGCCCAGCACGGCCTGCTCAGTGACCTGGCCTGGCAGATCCGGGCTGGCCATGCCGGTGGGACACCGGCGGAGCGGGTCGCTGCCCAGGCGCCCTTCGGCGCCCGTCCCGCGCTGATCGCCACCCGCCGCGGCTACGCCGAACTCGACGGTGAGCTCTGA
- a CDS encoding MarR family winged helix-turn-helix transcriptional regulator has protein sequence MGDTVATEDVTARPAPCLDPASTAALGAVVGELHRRLRRATARHANRIPLPEAQVELLLLVRAHPDVSVKDAACRLHAAPNTVSTLVRDLVAAGLLHRECAPADRRTARLRLTDAARARIADHEQHRAALLGAAVSRLSPEARAAVVAATPYLTRLADLLDP, from the coding sequence GTGGGCGACACCGTGGCGACCGAGGACGTGACGGCGCGGCCGGCGCCGTGTCTCGACCCCGCTTCGACGGCGGCGCTGGGCGCCGTCGTCGGAGAACTGCACCGTCGGCTGCGGCGCGCGACGGCCCGGCACGCCAACCGCATCCCGTTGCCGGAGGCCCAGGTCGAGCTGTTACTGCTGGTCCGGGCGCATCCGGATGTCAGCGTGAAAGACGCGGCGTGCCGTCTGCATGCGGCACCCAACACGGTGAGCACCCTCGTCCGGGACCTGGTGGCCGCCGGACTGCTGCACCGCGAGTGCGCTCCGGCCGACCGTCGCACCGCCCGGCTGCGCCTCACCGACGCCGCCCGTGCTCGGATCGCCGACCACGAACAGCACCGCGCCGCCCTGCTCGGCGCTGCGGTGTCCCGCCTGTCCCCCGAGGCGCGCGCGGCGGTCGTGGCGGCAACCCCGTACCTCACCCGCCTGGCGGACCTGCTGGATCCCTGA
- a CDS encoding multidrug effflux MFS transporter produces MTQTAQPTTPGVTSPAVQPQLAGAGGGLGLLLLLGAITAIGPLSLDMYLPALPAMARDLDASQAQIQLSLTTCLVGLALGQFVTGPLSDRWGRRRPVLIGLVAYTVLALACAAAPSAPAFTALRFAQGFAGGMAAVVTRAVVRDLHSGRAAAKYFSRLTLVFGLAPIAAPTVGSLVLRFGSWRTLFVLLAVVGALLTAVVATWLPETLPAHRRSRDGLGGIVRSLRELLTDRVYLGYTLTQGLAFAGLFAYISGSSFVFQDVFHLSASTFGLLFGLNALAFVAVGQANARLLDRFPPRALLVGTLGVSAVAAAGVLAGAIATSQLLLIGALLTFIGSLGMVMPNGTALALDRHAHHAGTAAALMGALQSVIGSLAAPLVGLGGEGSAVPMAAVLAASAALSLTAALTLARPERP; encoded by the coding sequence GTGACACAGACCGCACAACCGACGACACCCGGCGTAACGTCCCCCGCCGTCCAGCCGCAGCTGGCGGGGGCCGGTGGTGGGCTCGGTCTGCTGCTCCTACTCGGGGCGATCACCGCGATCGGCCCGCTCTCCCTGGACATGTACCTGCCGGCACTCCCCGCCATGGCCCGAGACCTGGACGCGAGCCAGGCCCAGATTCAACTCTCCCTCACCACCTGCCTGGTTGGGCTCGCCCTCGGGCAGTTCGTCACCGGTCCGCTCAGTGACCGCTGGGGCCGGCGCCGCCCCGTGCTGATCGGCCTCGTGGCGTACACCGTGCTCGCCCTGGCCTGCGCCGCGGCGCCCAGCGCACCGGCGTTCACCGCCTTGCGGTTCGCTCAGGGCTTCGCCGGCGGCATGGCCGCCGTGGTGACCCGTGCCGTCGTTCGCGACCTGCACTCCGGTCGCGCGGCAGCAAAGTACTTCTCTCGGCTCACCCTGGTCTTCGGTCTCGCCCCGATCGCCGCGCCGACCGTCGGCAGCCTGGTGCTGCGATTCGGGTCGTGGCGGACCCTGTTTGTCCTACTCGCTGTCGTCGGCGCACTGCTCACCGCCGTGGTGGCGACCTGGCTGCCCGAGACCCTGCCCGCGCACCGGCGCAGCCGCGACGGCCTCGGCGGCATCGTCCGGTCGCTTCGCGAGCTCCTCACCGACCGGGTCTACCTGGGGTACACGCTGACCCAGGGGCTCGCCTTCGCCGGGCTGTTCGCGTACATCTCCGGTTCGTCGTTCGTCTTCCAAGACGTGTTTCACCTCTCGGCGAGCACATTCGGTCTACTGTTCGGCCTCAACGCGTTGGCCTTCGTGGCGGTCGGGCAGGCCAATGCCCGACTGCTGGACCGATTCCCGCCCCGCGCCCTGCTGGTCGGCACTCTCGGGGTGAGCGCAGTCGCAGCCGCTGGCGTGCTGGCCGGCGCGATCGCCACCAGCCAGCTACTCCTCATCGGCGCACTGCTGACCTTCATCGGGTCGCTGGGCATGGTGATGCCGAACGGCACTGCCCTCGCTCTCGACCGGCACGCGCACCACGCCGGGACCGCGGCAGCGCTGATGGGCGCACTCCAGTCGGTGATCGGGTCGCTCGCCGCGCCCCTGGTCGGGTTGGGCGGGGAGGGCAGCGCCGTGCCGATGGCAGCGGTGCTCGCAGCCTCAGCCGCACTGTCGCTCACCGCCGCACTCACCCTGGCCCGTCCCGAACGCCCCTGA
- a CDS encoding lytic polysaccharide monooxygenase — translation MSSYRARTAALLTAATTLLAAAAVLTVRSEPAAAHGAAMVPGSRTFLCWQDGLSPTGEIQPYNPACSAAVDQSGANSLYNWFSVLRSDADGRTVGFIPDGQLCSGGNPGFLGYDLARIDWPLTHLTAGQNIEFRYSNWAHHPGTFYFYVTKDSWSPTRPLAWSDLEEQPFLTVTNPPQRGGPGTDDGHYYFAGTLPADKSGRHLIYSRWVRSDSPENFFGCSDVTFDGGNGEVTGIGPGGTAPPPSPTTAPPSPTTPPPSGDCMAVYKVINAWPGGFQGEVEIMNHAATTWAGWTARWTWPSGQSIVQLWSGTHTTSGSAVAVTNASYNGTLAPGSRATFGFLASLSGTNTSPTVTCTGS, via the coding sequence ATGTCCTCCTATCGAGCCCGAACAGCCGCGCTCCTCACCGCGGCCACGACTCTCCTCGCGGCTGCCGCGGTACTCACCGTCAGGTCGGAGCCGGCGGCGGCGCACGGCGCCGCCATGGTGCCCGGCAGCCGTACCTTCCTTTGCTGGCAGGACGGGCTGAGCCCCACCGGGGAGATCCAACCGTACAACCCCGCCTGCTCGGCGGCGGTGGACCAGAGTGGGGCGAACTCGCTCTACAACTGGTTCAGTGTGCTGCGCTCCGACGCGGATGGTCGTACCGTCGGGTTCATTCCCGACGGCCAGCTGTGCAGCGGGGGAAACCCCGGGTTCCTCGGCTATGACCTGGCCCGCATTGACTGGCCACTGACGCACCTGACCGCTGGCCAGAACATTGAGTTCCGCTACAGCAACTGGGCGCACCACCCCGGGACGTTCTACTTCTATGTCACCAAGGACAGTTGGAGCCCAACCCGTCCGCTGGCCTGGAGCGACCTGGAGGAGCAACCATTCCTGACCGTCACCAACCCACCCCAGCGCGGCGGTCCGGGCACCGATGACGGGCACTACTACTTCGCCGGAACGCTGCCGGCCGACAAGAGCGGCCGACACCTCATCTACTCGCGCTGGGTCCGTTCGGACAGCCCGGAGAACTTCTTCGGCTGCTCGGACGTCACGTTCGACGGAGGCAATGGTGAGGTGACCGGCATCGGCCCCGGTGGCACCGCCCCGCCACCGAGCCCGACCACTGCGCCGCCGAGCCCGACCACGCCGCCGCCCAGCGGGGACTGCATGGCGGTCTACAAGGTGATCAACGCATGGCCGGGCGGCTTCCAGGGGGAGGTCGAAATCATGAACCACGCCGCCACCACCTGGGCCGGGTGGACGGCACGTTGGACCTGGCCCAGCGGCCAGTCAATAGTCCAACTCTGGAGTGGCACGCACACCACCTCAGGCTCAGCGGTAGCGGTGACCAACGCGTCATACAACGGCACGTTGGCACCGGGAAGCAGGGCCACGTTCGGCTTCCTCGCCAGCCTCAGCGGCACGAACACGTCACCGACCGTGACCTGCACCGGTAGCTGA
- a CDS encoding RNA polymerase sigma factor, which yields MSDDDAGRLVHAAAKGDQAAWEALVDRYARLVYTVARGFRLDDADVADVSQATWLRLVENLDKLRDPGSVGAWLATTARREALALLRNRWEVPLPELTRSELMDESQPEPWQRLVAEETDAELWHAYRRLSIRCQELLRLLVFEPVGSYAIAAAALSVPIGSLGPSRARCLATLRTLLNQPAPQRRI from the coding sequence ATGAGCGACGACGACGCAGGTCGGCTGGTGCATGCTGCTGCCAAGGGTGATCAGGCGGCATGGGAAGCGTTGGTCGACCGGTACGCGCGGCTGGTGTACACGGTGGCGCGGGGATTCCGGCTCGACGATGCTGACGTCGCGGACGTTAGCCAGGCGACCTGGTTGCGGCTCGTGGAAAATCTGGACAAGCTACGTGATCCTGGGTCGGTGGGGGCATGGCTTGCCACCACCGCGCGTCGAGAAGCCCTTGCCCTACTACGCAACCGGTGGGAGGTGCCGCTACCGGAGCTCACGAGGTCGGAGCTGATGGACGAGTCGCAGCCGGAGCCCTGGCAGCGGCTGGTCGCTGAGGAAACTGATGCGGAGTTGTGGCATGCGTACCGTCGCTTGTCGATACGCTGTCAGGAGCTACTGCGGTTGCTGGTGTTCGAGCCAGTGGGCAGCTATGCGATCGCTGCTGCGGCGCTCTCGGTGCCCATTGGCAGTCTTGGCCCTTCTCGCGCCCGGTGCCTGGCGACGCTTCGGACTCTGTTGAATCAGCCGGCACCGCAGCGACGTATCTAG